The Pyrenophora tritici-repentis strain M4 chromosome 8, whole genome shotgun sequence genome contains a region encoding:
- a CDS encoding HTH-Tnp-Tc5 domain containing protein yields MPKVNKGKSVYKEEVVALQKHAEALRLLYQPNIKSYATTHNLPYQRLRRAYLGLSNRCNRAKPPALYRLNESQDFALERYLNAIDNIGFGIHRGLVEQQANSLLEDAYTGLDEVAPKFGKLWARRWLARHPKYRRVKAKSIEVQRKLAQEPATLLDWYTRLKDLIEERGILPEDIYNMDETGCRIGVAKEQYLYTKNGRR; encoded by the exons ATGCCTAAGGTCAATAAGGGAAAGTCTGTATATAAAGAAGAGGTGGTGGCGTTGCAAAAGCACGCTGAAGCGTTACGCCTACTCTATCAACCTAACATTAAAAGCTATGCAACTACCCATAACTTGCCATATCAGCGCCTGCGACGCGCCTATCTTGGACTTTCGAATCGCTGCAATCGCGCTAAGCCACCTGCTTTATACCGGCTTAATGAGTCTCAAGATTTCGCTCTTGAGCGGTACCTTAATGCTATCGATAATATTGGCTTTGGTATTCATCGTGGACTAGTTGAGCAGCAAGCAAACTCACTCCTTGAGGATGCGTACACAGGACTAGATGAAGTTGCTCCTAAGTTTGGCAAGCTTTGGGCACGACGATGGCTCGCAAGGCACCCAAAATATAGACGTGTAAAGGCAAAGTCAATTGAGGTACAGCGTAAGCTTGCCCAGGAGCCAGCAACGCTCCTTGACTGGTATACCAGGCTTAAAGACCTTATCGAAGAGCGCGGTATCTTGCCTGAAGATATAtataatatggatgagaCAGGCTGCCGCATTGGTGTTGCAAAAGAGCAGTACTTATACACCAAAAATGGAC gacgctaa